One genomic region from Opisthocomus hoazin isolate bOpiHoa1 chromosome Z, bOpiHoa1.hap1, whole genome shotgun sequence encodes:
- the LRRC2 gene encoding leucine-rich repeat-containing protein 2 isoform X5, with the protein MDVINKVAPMSPPTSKKEAQAFLGVVGFWRMHIPNCSQTVSPLYHVTWKKNDFEWGPEQRQAFEEIKWEIVHAVALGPVWSGQDVKKVLYTAARENGPTWSLWQKAPGETRGRPLGFWSWGYKASEACYTPTERDSGVQAASEVVGTEAQLLLAPRMPLLVWMFKERVPSKHHATNATWSKWVALITQRARMGNPSRPGILEVIMDWREGKDFGASPEEEVTRAEEAPLYNQLPEDKKQYALFTDGSCRIVGKQRRWKAAVWSPTRQLAETAEGEGKSSHFAEVKAIQLALDVALRKAASALSLHRLLDGGQCLVGVAAAMEEEQLTAQRQTYLGCPVVARYCCPARAVGCKSPSRGRPRP; encoded by the coding sequence atggatgtcatcaacaaagtagcacctatgtccccaccaaccagcaaaaaggaagcacaggccttcctgggtgttgtgggtttttggaggatgcacatcccaaattgcaGCCAaactgtaagtcctctgtaccacgtgacctggaagaagaatgattttgaatggggccctgagcaacgacaggcatttgaagagattaaatgggagatagttcatgccgtagcccttggtccagtctggtcagggcaagatgttaaaaaagtgctctacaccgcagccagggagaatggcccaacctggagtctgtggcagaaagcaccaggggagactcgaggtcgacccctggggttttggagctggggatacaaagcatccgaggcctgctatactcccactgaaagagATTctggcgttcaagctgcttcagaagtggtcggcactgaagcacagctcctcctagcaccacgaatGCCGCTCCTGgtctggatgttcaaagagagggtcccgtctaagcatcatgccaccaatgctacgtggagtaagtgggtcgcgctgatcacccagcgtgcccgaatgggaaaccccagtcgcccaggaattctggaggtcatcatggactggcgagaaggcaaagattttggagcatcgccagaggaggaggtgacacgtgctgaagaggccccactgtataaccagctgccagaagataagaaacagtatgctctgttcacggatgggtcctgtcgcattgtggggaagcagcggaggtggaaggctgctgtatggagccctacacgacaacttgcggaaactgccgagggagaaggaaAGTCAAGCcactttgcagaggtgaaagccatccagctggctttagatgtTGCGCTGAGAAAAgcggccagtgctctgtctttacaccgactcttggatggtggccaatgccttgtgggggtggctgcagcaatggaagaagaacaactgacagcgcagaggcaaacctatctgggctgccccgttgtggcaagatattgctgcccggctagagcagttggttgtaaaagtccgtcacgtggacgcccacgtccctaa
- the LRRC2 gene encoding leucine-rich repeat-containing protein 2 isoform X3, which translates to MKKCRPQFAFTWRGVQYTWNRLPQGWKHSPTICHGLIQTALEKGEAPEHLQYIDDIIVWGDTAEEVFEKGEKIVQILLKAGFAIKRSKVKGPAQEIQFLGIKWQDGHHQIPMDVINKVAPMSPPTSKKEAQAFLGVVGFWRMHIPNCSQTVSPLYHVTWKKNDFEWGPEQRQAFEEIKWEIVHAVALGPVWSGQDVKKVLYTAARENGPTWSLWQKAPGETRGRPLGFWSWGYKASEACYTPTERDSGVQAASEVVGTEAQLLLAPRMPLLVWMFKERVPSKHHATNATWSKWVALITQRARMGNPSRPGILEVIMDWREGKDFGASPEEEVTRAEEAPLYNQLPEDKKQYALFTDGSCRIVGKQRRWKAAVWSPTRQLAETAEGEGKSSHFAEVKAIQLALDVALRKAASALSLHRLLDGGQCLVGVAAAMEEEQLTAQRQTYLGCPVVARYCCPARAVGCKSPSRGRPRP; encoded by the coding sequence agtgcaggccacagtttgctttcacctggaggggtgtccagtacacctggaatagattgccccaggggtggaaacacagccccaccatttgccatggactaatccagactgcactggaaaagggtgaagctccagaacatctgcagtacatcgatgacatcattgtatggggtgacacagcagaggaagtttttgagaaaggggagaaaattgttcagatccttctgaaagccggtttcgccattaagcgaagtaaagttaagggacctgcgcaagagatccagtttttgggaataaaatggcaggatgggcatcatcaaatcccaatggatgtcatcaacaaagtagcacctatgtccccaccaaccagcaaaaaggaagcacaggccttcctgggtgttgtgggtttttggaggatgcacatcccaaattgcaGCCAaactgtaagtcctctgtaccacgtgacctggaagaagaatgattttgaatggggccctgagcaacgacaggcatttgaagagattaaatgggagatagttcatgccgtagcccttggtccagtctggtcagggcaagatgttaaaaaagtgctctacaccgcagccagggagaatggcccaacctggagtctgtggcagaaagcaccaggggagactcgaggtcgacccctggggttttggagctggggatacaaagcatccgaggcctgctatactcccactgaaagagATTctggcgttcaagctgcttcagaagtggtcggcactgaagcacagctcctcctagcaccacgaatGCCGCTCCTGgtctggatgttcaaagagagggtcccgtctaagcatcatgccaccaatgctacgtggagtaagtgggtcgcgctgatcacccagcgtgcccgaatgggaaaccccagtcgcccaggaattctggaggtcatcatggactggcgagaaggcaaagattttggagcatcgccagaggaggaggtgacacgtgctgaagaggccccactgtataaccagctgccagaagataagaaacagtatgctctgttcacggatgggtcctgtcgcattgtggggaagcagcggaggtggaaggctgctgtatggagccctacacgacaacttgcggaaactgccgagggagaaggaaAGTCAAGCcactttgcagaggtgaaagccatccagctggctttagatgtTGCGCTGAGAAAAgcggccagtgctctgtctttacaccgactcttggatggtggccaatgccttgtgggggtggctgcagcaatggaagaagaacaactgacagcgcagaggcaaacctatctgggctgccccgttgtggcaagatattgctgcccggctagagcagttggttgtaaaagtccgtcacgtggacgcccacgtccctaa
- the LRRC2 gene encoding leucine-rich repeat-containing protein 2 isoform X1 translates to MRLLFCLILKHGAAECRPQFAFTWRGVQYTWNRLPQGWKHSPTICHGLIQTALEKGEAPEHLQYIDDIIVWGDTAEEVFEKGEKIVQILLKAGFAIKRSKVKGPAQEIQFLGIKWQDGHHQIPMDVINKVAPMSPPTSKKEAQAFLGVVGFWRMHIPNCSQTVSPLYHVTWKKNDFEWGPEQRQAFEEIKWEIVHAVALGPVWSGQDVKKVLYTAARENGPTWSLWQKAPGETRGRPLGFWSWGYKASEACYTPTERDSGVQAASEVVGTEAQLLLAPRMPLLVWMFKERVPSKHHATNATWSKWVALITQRARMGNPSRPGILEVIMDWREGKDFGASPEEEVTRAEEAPLYNQLPEDKKQYALFTDGSCRIVGKQRRWKAAVWSPTRQLAETAEGEGKSSHFAEVKAIQLALDVALRKAASALSLHRLLDGGQCLVGVAAAMEEEQLTAQRQTYLGCPVVARYCCPARAVGCKSPSRGRPRP, encoded by the exons ATGAGGCTGCTATTTTGTCTCATCTTGAAACACGGAGCTG cagagtgcaggccacagtttgctttcacctggaggggtgtccagtacacctggaatagattgccccaggggtggaaacacagccccaccatttgccatggactaatccagactgcactggaaaagggtgaagctccagaacatctgcagtacatcgatgacatcattgtatggggtgacacagcagaggaagtttttgagaaaggggagaaaattgttcagatccttctgaaagccggtttcgccattaagcgaagtaaagttaagggacctgcgcaagagatccagtttttgggaataaaatggcaggatgggcatcatcaaatcccaatggatgtcatcaacaaagtagcacctatgtccccaccaaccagcaaaaaggaagcacaggccttcctgggtgttgtgggtttttggaggatgcacatcccaaattgcaGCCAaactgtaagtcctctgtaccacgtgacctggaagaagaatgattttgaatggggccctgagcaacgacaggcatttgaagagattaaatgggagatagttcatgccgtagcccttggtccagtctggtcagggcaagatgttaaaaaagtgctctacaccgcagccagggagaatggcccaacctggagtctgtggcagaaagcaccaggggagactcgaggtcgacccctggggttttggagctggggatacaaagcatccgaggcctgctatactcccactgaaagagATTctggcgttcaagctgcttcagaagtggtcggcactgaagcacagctcctcctagcaccacgaatGCCGCTCCTGgtctggatgttcaaagagagggtcccgtctaagcatcatgccaccaatgctacgtggagtaagtgggtcgcgctgatcacccagcgtgcccgaatgggaaaccccagtcgcccaggaattctggaggtcatcatggactggcgagaaggcaaagattttggagcatcgccagaggaggaggtgacacgtgctgaagaggccccactgtataaccagctgccagaagataagaaacagtatgctctgttcacggatgggtcctgtcgcattgtggggaagcagcggaggtggaaggctgctgtatggagccctacacgacaacttgcggaaactgccgagggagaaggaaAGTCAAGCcactttgcagaggtgaaagccatccagctggctttagatgtTGCGCTGAGAAAAgcggccagtgctctgtctttacaccgactcttggatggtggccaatgccttgtgggggtggctgcagcaatggaagaagaacaactgacagcgcagaggcaaacctatctgggctgccccgttgtggcaagatattgctgcccggctagagcagttggttgtaaaagtccgtcacgtggacgcccacgtccctaa
- the LRRC2 gene encoding leucine-rich repeat-containing protein 2 isoform X2, translated as MRLLFCLILKHGAECRPQFAFTWRGVQYTWNRLPQGWKHSPTICHGLIQTALEKGEAPEHLQYIDDIIVWGDTAEEVFEKGEKIVQILLKAGFAIKRSKVKGPAQEIQFLGIKWQDGHHQIPMDVINKVAPMSPPTSKKEAQAFLGVVGFWRMHIPNCSQTVSPLYHVTWKKNDFEWGPEQRQAFEEIKWEIVHAVALGPVWSGQDVKKVLYTAARENGPTWSLWQKAPGETRGRPLGFWSWGYKASEACYTPTERDSGVQAASEVVGTEAQLLLAPRMPLLVWMFKERVPSKHHATNATWSKWVALITQRARMGNPSRPGILEVIMDWREGKDFGASPEEEVTRAEEAPLYNQLPEDKKQYALFTDGSCRIVGKQRRWKAAVWSPTRQLAETAEGEGKSSHFAEVKAIQLALDVALRKAASALSLHRLLDGGQCLVGVAAAMEEEQLTAQRQTYLGCPVVARYCCPARAVGCKSPSRGRPRP; from the exons ATGAGGCTGCTATTTTGTCTCATCTTGAAACACGGAGCTG agtgcaggccacagtttgctttcacctggaggggtgtccagtacacctggaatagattgccccaggggtggaaacacagccccaccatttgccatggactaatccagactgcactggaaaagggtgaagctccagaacatctgcagtacatcgatgacatcattgtatggggtgacacagcagaggaagtttttgagaaaggggagaaaattgttcagatccttctgaaagccggtttcgccattaagcgaagtaaagttaagggacctgcgcaagagatccagtttttgggaataaaatggcaggatgggcatcatcaaatcccaatggatgtcatcaacaaagtagcacctatgtccccaccaaccagcaaaaaggaagcacaggccttcctgggtgttgtgggtttttggaggatgcacatcccaaattgcaGCCAaactgtaagtcctctgtaccacgtgacctggaagaagaatgattttgaatggggccctgagcaacgacaggcatttgaagagattaaatgggagatagttcatgccgtagcccttggtccagtctggtcagggcaagatgttaaaaaagtgctctacaccgcagccagggagaatggcccaacctggagtctgtggcagaaagcaccaggggagactcgaggtcgacccctggggttttggagctggggatacaaagcatccgaggcctgctatactcccactgaaagagATTctggcgttcaagctgcttcagaagtggtcggcactgaagcacagctcctcctagcaccacgaatGCCGCTCCTGgtctggatgttcaaagagagggtcccgtctaagcatcatgccaccaatgctacgtggagtaagtgggtcgcgctgatcacccagcgtgcccgaatgggaaaccccagtcgcccaggaattctggaggtcatcatggactggcgagaaggcaaagattttggagcatcgccagaggaggaggtgacacgtgctgaagaggccccactgtataaccagctgccagaagataagaaacagtatgctctgttcacggatgggtcctgtcgcattgtggggaagcagcggaggtggaaggctgctgtatggagccctacacgacaacttgcggaaactgccgagggagaaggaaAGTCAAGCcactttgcagaggtgaaagccatccagctggctttagatgtTGCGCTGAGAAAAgcggccagtgctctgtctttacaccgactcttggatggtggccaatgccttgtgggggtggctgcagcaatggaagaagaacaactgacagcgcagaggcaaacctatctgggctgccccgttgtggcaagatattgctgcccggctagagcagttggttgtaaaagtccgtcacgtggacgcccacgtccctaa